Within Schaalia sp. HMT-172, the genomic segment AGAAGTTCATGACGAAGGCGAGCGCCATCACGGAGGCGATCGTCAGGATCGCCATGCGCAGCGAGTAGATCGTCTGGGGCAGCACCGCGAACATCTTGCCCACGGAGGTCTGGAAGCGCCCGCCCGAGGAGTTCGTTCCGTAGACGATGGCGACGACAATGCCGGTGACGAAAATCCACGTGCCGGGGTTGGACAGGATCTGCAGCGAGTAGATCGCAGCGGTCGAGGGCGATCCGTCGCCGGTCAGCAGGTTGCCGTAGATGCCGGGCCACGGGATCTTCACGTCCGTGGACGAGAAGAAAGCTGCGACGGGCTTGGCCAGCTTCGTGATCGCGATGATGACGACGACGAGGACGTAGGGCAGCAGGGCCAGGCCGATACGCGAGCCGGTGGGCTTGTCGGCCTCGTCGGCCTCGGTTGCGCACTCCGCGGGGGTCGTGGGGCCCCACACCAGCAGGAATGCGTAGCAGGCGGCGAAGCCGAGCAGGGAGGCGACGACGGCGGTCAGCTCGTAGGAGATGGAGGGGGTGAAGAAGTGGCCTGCACCGGCAGCGAGACCCGCGACGAGGGCGAGGGGCCAGAGCTGGCGCACGCCGCGGGAGCCGTCCAGGATGAACAGCATGAGGAAGGGGATGAACAGGCAGAAGATCCAGGTCAGGTGGCCCATGTCGCCGGCGACGACGACGGGGTCGGCGCCGCCGAGCTTGCCAGCGGTGGTCGTGGGGATGGCCATGGCGCCGAAGCCGACGTTGATGGCGTTGCCGACGACGGCCACGACGGCGGCCTTGATCTTGGGGACGCCGAGGGTCACGAGCATGGCGCAGGTGATGGCCACGGGAGCGCCGAAGCCAGCCAGGCCCTCGAGCAGGCCGCAGAAGCACCAAGCGACGATGAGGGCCTGGGCGCGCTGGTCGCCGCGGCCGATCGTGTTAAAGACGGCCTTCAGGTCGGAGCTGCGCCCCGACTCCTCGGTGAGGTTGTACAGCCACACGGCCGCGATGATGATGTAAATGATCGGCATGAAGCCCATCGCCGCGCCCTGCGTGCCGGCCAGGAGCGCCATGCCAACGGGCATCTTGAAGGCAAGGACCGCGATGACGAGCGAGGTGACGAGCGAGATGATCGCGCACCAGTGGGTGGCGACCTTGAAGACGCCCATGAGGACGAAGAAGAGGATGAGGGGGAGGAGACCGACGATGGCCGTGAGGAAGACGTTGCCCGCGACGGACGTCGTCGACGGGGTAAAGGATTGAGCAAACAACAAGGGGGTCATGACTGCTCCGCGCGTCGTTGTGTGGGACATTGGACCCAATTATCATGACATATGAACGGCGTGCGTGAGGGACTTTGCGCGGAGAAAAGACGTTCATCCCCTCGCCGCGCGGCGAGGCCCCGCGGAGGCGACCGCGCCGCATCTCACGTCCAGTATGCGCAGCCCGTCCTCGCTGGGCCAGGAGCGCCGATAGACTTGCGAATTGTGAAGACTACATCTGACGTTCCCGTCCCCACCGGTTCGCGCATGCCGATCGGCAAGTACCGCGCGTTCCTGGATACGAATCCCGTCGACCTGCCGGACCGCCAGTGGCCCTCCAAGCGGATCGTGAAGGCGCCGCGCTGGATGTCCACCGACCTGCGTGACGGCAACCAGGCGCTTATCGAGCCGATGGACCCTGCGCGCAAGCGCCGCATGTTCGACCTGCTCGTCAAGCTCGGCTACAAGGAAATCGAGATCGGTTTCCCGGCCGCCTCACAGACCGACTACGACTTCGTGCGCTCCCTGATCGAGGATGACGCGGTGCCCGAGGACGTGACCATCTCGGTGCTCACCCAGTCGCGCCCCGAGCTGATCGAACGCACGGTCGAGGCCATCGTGGGCTTCCCGCGCGCCACCGTTCACCTCTACAACGCGACGGCGCCCGTGTTCCGGGAGGTTGTGTTCCACGCGGACAAGGCACAGACGATCGAGCTGGCCCAGTTCGGTGCGCGCGAGGTCATCGCCCAGGCGGAGAAGCGGCTGGGGGATGAGACCATCTTCGGTTTCGAATACTCTCCGGAAATTTTTGTGGACACCGAGCTTGATTTCGCCCTCGAGGTGTGCGAGTCCGTCATGGACGTGTGGGAGCCGGGCGAGGGGCGCGAGATCGTGCTCAACCTGCCTTCCACTGTCGAGCGCGCCACGCCCAACGTGTTCGCTGACCAGATCGAGTGGATGAGCCGCAACCTGAGCCGCCGCGAGTTTGTGGCCCTGTCCGTCCACCCCCACAACGACCGCGGCACCGGCGTCGCCACCGCCGAGCTGGCGCTGCTCGCCGGCGCGGACCGCATCGAGGGTTGCCTGCTGGGCCAGGGCGAGCGCACCGGCAACGTGGATCTGGTGACCCTGGGCCTGAACTTGTTCAGCCAGGGCATCGACCCGGGCATTGACTTCTCCGACGTGGATGCGATCCGCCGCACGGTCGAGCACTGCACGCAGATGGAGACCTCGCCGCGCGCCCCCTACGTCGGCGACCTCGTCTACACGAGTTTCTCCGGCTCCCACCAGGACGCGATCAAGAAGGGCTTTACGGCCCGCAAGGCCAAGGTGGACGCGGCCGACGGCGACGAGAACGCCGTCGTGTGGGAGTTGCCCTACCTGCCGATCGACCCGCACGACGTGGGCCGCTCCTACGAGGCCGTGGTGCGCGTGAACTCGCAGTCCGGCAAGGGTGGTGTCGCCTACCTGATGTCGACCGCGCACGCCCTGGAGCTGCCGCGCCGTCTCCAGGTGGAGTTCTCGCGCATCGTCCAGCGTCACACGGACACTTACGGCGGGGAGATCAACGCGGCCACCCTGTGGCAGATCTTCGCGGACGAGTATCTGCCCACGAGCGCCGCTCCCGGGCTGGAGCCGTGGGGTCGCTTCGAGATGCGTTCCTCGCAGGTCTCCTCGATCGACGACGAGCACGTCGAGTTGAACGCGACGCTCGTCGACAATGGCGAGCCGGTCAAGGTGCGTGCCACGGGCACGGGTCCGATCGACGCTTTCGTGTCGGCGCTGCACGAGTTCGATCTGGACGTGCGCATCCTCGACTACTCCGAGCATGCGATGAGCCAGGGCCGCGACGCGCGCGCCGCCGCCTACGTGGAGGCCGCGGTGGACGGTCAGATCGTCTGGGGTGTCGGCATCGACTCCTCGATCACGCGCGCCTCGTATAAGGCCGTCATCTCGGCGGTTAACCGCGCGCTGCGCTGAGCGCGCCTCGGCGACAAAAGGACCCCGACCTCGTCCATGCGTTGGAACGAGGCCGGGGTCCTTCGCGTTCTCAGGCGCGTCCCGGGGCCGCGGTGGGTTTCTCGGAG encodes:
- a CDS encoding L-lactate permease, yielding MTPLLFAQSFTPSTTSVAGNVFLTAIVGLLPLILFFVLMGVFKVATHWCAIISLVTSLVIAVLAFKMPVGMALLAGTQGAAMGFMPIIYIIIAAVWLYNLTEESGRSSDLKAVFNTIGRGDQRAQALIVAWCFCGLLEGLAGFGAPVAITCAMLVTLGVPKIKAAVVAVVGNAINVGFGAMAIPTTTAGKLGGADPVVVAGDMGHLTWIFCLFIPFLMLFILDGSRGVRQLWPLALVAGLAAGAGHFFTPSISYELTAVVASLLGFAACYAFLLVWGPTTPAECATEADEADKPTGSRIGLALLPYVLVVVIIAITKLAKPVAAFFSSTDVKIPWPGIYGNLLTGDGSPSTAAIYSLQILSNPGTWIFVTGIVVAIVYGTNSSGGRFQTSVGKMFAVLPQTIYSLRMAILTIASVMALAFVMNFSGQTTSIGAALATTGAAFAFLSPILGWIGTAVAGSATSAGALFANLQSTAAAGAGLDPNILLAANTIGGGIGKIVSPQNLAIAATSVDSEGSDAEILKKAAPYSIGLLLVLCILVFVASQGWLGSYMPH
- the leuA gene encoding 2-isopropylmalate synthase, which translates into the protein MKTTSDVPVPTGSRMPIGKYRAFLDTNPVDLPDRQWPSKRIVKAPRWMSTDLRDGNQALIEPMDPARKRRMFDLLVKLGYKEIEIGFPAASQTDYDFVRSLIEDDAVPEDVTISVLTQSRPELIERTVEAIVGFPRATVHLYNATAPVFREVVFHADKAQTIELAQFGAREVIAQAEKRLGDETIFGFEYSPEIFVDTELDFALEVCESVMDVWEPGEGREIVLNLPSTVERATPNVFADQIEWMSRNLSRREFVALSVHPHNDRGTGVATAELALLAGADRIEGCLLGQGERTGNVDLVTLGLNLFSQGIDPGIDFSDVDAIRRTVEHCTQMETSPRAPYVGDLVYTSFSGSHQDAIKKGFTARKAKVDAADGDENAVVWELPYLPIDPHDVGRSYEAVVRVNSQSGKGGVAYLMSTAHALELPRRLQVEFSRIVQRHTDTYGGEINAATLWQIFADEYLPTSAAPGLEPWGRFEMRSSQVSSIDDEHVELNATLVDNGEPVKVRATGTGPIDAFVSALHEFDLDVRILDYSEHAMSQGRDARAAAYVEAAVDGQIVWGVGIDSSITRASYKAVISAVNRALR